CTCCTTCATGCAGAACGGGCAGTGGTCGGTGGAGATCGACGTCAGATCGCCGAACTTGAGGCCTTTCCAGAGCTCGTCCTGGTTCCACTTCTCGCGCAGCGCCGGCGTCATGACCCACTTGGCGCCCTCGAAGCCAGGCTTGTCGTACTGCGTGATGTCGAGGAAGAGGTACTGCGGGCAGGTCTCGGCCATCGCGTGCACGCCGCGATCCCGGGCCCAGCGCACTTGCTCGAGGGCGTCGGCCGACGACAGGTGCACGATGTAGACGGGCACGCCGGCCACCTCGGCGATGGCGATGGCGCGGTGCACGCCCTCGCCCTCCATGCGCGTGGGCCGCGTGTGGGCGTGCCAGCGCGGCGTGAGCTTGCCCTCGCGCCTGGCGATCTTGATGATCTCGTCGATGACGATGCCGTTTTCGGCATGCATGCAGATCATCGTGCCGTCCTCGCCGGCCTTCCGGAACGCCCGGAACAGCGTGCCATCGTCCACGTACAGCACGCCCGGGTAGGCCATGAAGAGCTTGTAGCTGGTCACGCCCTCGTCGGCTAGCTTGCTCATCTCGGCGAGCCGCTCGTCGGGCATGTCGGTGACGATCATGTGGAAGCCGTAGTCGATGGCGGTCTTGCCCTGCGCCTTCTCGTGCCAGGCATCCAGGCCGGCGATGCAGGAGTTGCCCTTGGTCTGGATGGCGAAATCGATGATGGTGGTGGTGCCGCCGAACGCCGCGGCCAGGGTGCCCGACTCGAAGTCGTCGGCGCTGGTGGTGCCGCCGAAGGGCATGTCCAGGTGGGTGTGCGGGTCGATGCCGCCCGGGATCACAAGCTTGCCGGTGGCGTCGATGGTGCGATCGGCCTGCACCGCGAGGTTCTTGCCGATGAGCGAGACCTGCTCGTCCTCGATGAAGATGTCCGCCACGTAGTCGTCGACCGCGGTCACGATGCGGCCGTTCTGGATCAAGACGCTCATCTCTTGCACCTCCCGTAAGGGTCGTTCCCGGGCTGGGTATGCTAGAAACGGGCCTGCCGCAAATGCCGGCCCAATCTGATGAAGGAGGTGCGCTGCCTATGAGTTCTGACAAATGCTGCGACGTTCGAGGTGTGGTAGGAGGAACGAAGTCCTAACACCGTGGCGACGCGCCGCTTCGTCAGGCGGCGGGCTTCGGTTTCCCACACGCTGACGATATCGTTCGGGGCCCTTTCGGGGGCCCCGAACCCTTCACAGAGCGAGCAGTCCGAGCAGATCCGGGAACCGCGGCGTCAGGTCGCGCGCCGCCAGCCAGGCCGGATCGTAGAGCTTGGACCGGTAGCGCTCGCCGCCGTCGGGCAGGACCGTGACGACCGTGTGGCCCGGCCCCAGTCGCAGCGCCACCCTGGCGGCCGCCCAGACGTTTAGCGCGGCCGACATCCCGAGCAGCAAGCCCTCGCGGCGCAGCACCCGGTACGCCGTCTCGACCAGCGCGCGGTCGGTCACCTGCAAGGCATCGTCCACCGGCGCGCCCTCGAAGTTGGGCACCAGACGGCCGATGCCGATCCCCTCGGCGATGTAGTCGTGATCGTCGGCCGCCAGGACGCCGCGCTTGAC
The nucleotide sequence above comes from Candidatus Tanganyikabacteria bacterium. Encoded proteins:
- the hydA gene encoding dihydropyrimidinase, which codes for MSVLIQNGRIVTAVDDYVADIFIEDEQVSLIGKNLAVQADRTIDATGKLVIPGGIDPHTHLDMPFGGTTSADDFESGTLAAAFGGTTTIIDFAIQTKGNSCIAGLDAWHEKAQGKTAIDYGFHMIVTDMPDERLAEMSKLADEGVTSYKLFMAYPGVLYVDDGTLFRAFRKAGEDGTMICMHAENGIVIDEIIKIARREGKLTPRWHAHTRPTRMEGEGVHRAIAIAEVAGVPVYIVHLSSADALEQVRWARDRGVHAMAETCPQYLFLDITQYDKPGFEGAKWVMTPALREKWNQDELWKGLKFGDLTSISTDHCPFCMKEQKELGLEDFTKIPNGAPGVENRMSLVYNGGVVGGRISVNKFVELTSTAAAKTFGLFPRKGTIAVGSDADIVIFNPDRKEVISIDRPHTHHMKVDYSAWEGHEVQGWSEIVLSRGRIIVEEGQYKGRKGDGRYIKRARFSGLLQAEPKAPVLA